From the genome of Paraburkholderia flava, one region includes:
- the pilV gene encoding shufflon system plasmid conjugative transfer pilus tip adhesin PilV, whose protein sequence is MRKLKAGKWTGRVVRIGTSGDLSRVRMRGSMRGFTLIEILAALAISALMVTGVVAMINSSLEDMRGQQTAMYQQQIGVAAKQLIQTNAATLSQQASPTVPVVVPFNSGGAYQLSKFLPAAMRTTNPYGQTPCLLVYTDSNGALVGLLVTEGGTTIADSELGYIAANSGQGGGSIPATNNAAGSAIGAFGAWTLTSPNPAGASCTTTKTGTGHLASEVYYNGNQVQNSDYLYRVSVPNDLAANTMQVPIILSVQTDYAACANTGAVAADSAGNVVTCLSGTGKWMPQASFHWRGTVAKEADLANVDPKSLYADDIVIATDTNRAYRYDGANWQALAVDQNGNLQLGNSGTLGAPCPQPSTSTTEVTTDATGRVLTCTSTLSGGGPTWQTQSEINPTSVPMDSACAIAVGQPGTSDFPCTVAPSGAPVFNNAMGYWQSVVTRNVPQMPRNGNIVVYSWAHMTDSFVTNCPGAPQDLSAGGGAYVTLYAELVDVDTGATIASAVNQSSAIRGDLTNINITLAHELAKNNKGYQVRFTTFWIIFNSSVNSAAFQTSFCNGNTRTPTTGVVTSWTITPFY, encoded by the coding sequence ATGCGAAAGCTGAAGGCAGGGAAGTGGACCGGTCGCGTTGTGCGCATCGGTACGAGCGGAGATCTCTCGCGTGTCCGCATGCGTGGTTCGATGCGCGGCTTCACGCTGATCGAGATTCTCGCCGCGCTCGCGATTTCCGCGTTGATGGTCACCGGCGTGGTCGCGATGATCAACTCGTCGCTTGAGGACATGCGCGGACAGCAGACGGCGATGTACCAGCAGCAGATCGGCGTGGCCGCGAAGCAACTGATCCAGACGAATGCAGCGACGCTGTCGCAACAGGCCTCGCCGACTGTTCCTGTCGTGGTGCCGTTCAACAGCGGCGGCGCGTATCAGTTGTCGAAGTTTTTGCCCGCCGCGATGCGGACAACCAATCCGTACGGACAGACTCCCTGTCTGCTCGTCTACACCGACTCGAACGGCGCGCTGGTCGGGTTGCTCGTCACTGAAGGCGGTACGACGATCGCCGATTCGGAACTCGGCTACATCGCCGCGAACTCGGGACAGGGCGGCGGTTCGATTCCCGCGACCAACAATGCGGCAGGTTCTGCGATCGGCGCGTTCGGTGCATGGACGCTGACGTCGCCGAACCCGGCGGGCGCATCGTGCACGACGACGAAAACCGGCACGGGGCATCTCGCGAGCGAGGTCTACTACAACGGCAACCAGGTGCAGAATTCCGACTACCTGTACCGCGTTTCCGTGCCGAACGATCTCGCAGCGAACACGATGCAGGTGCCGATCATCCTGTCGGTACAGACCGATTACGCGGCATGCGCGAATACCGGAGCGGTCGCCGCCGACAGCGCGGGCAACGTCGTGACCTGCCTCAGCGGAACCGGCAAATGGATGCCGCAGGCGTCGTTCCATTGGCGCGGCACGGTCGCAAAAGAGGCGGACCTCGCGAACGTCGACCCGAAGTCGCTCTATGCCGACGACATCGTCATCGCCACCGACACAAACCGCGCATACCGCTACGACGGCGCGAACTGGCAGGCGCTCGCGGTGGATCAGAACGGCAATCTTCAGCTCGGCAATTCGGGCACGCTTGGCGCGCCGTGTCCGCAGCCTTCGACCAGCACCACCGAAGTGACGACCGATGCGACCGGCCGCGTACTCACCTGCACAAGCACTCTGTCAGGCGGTGGTCCCACATGGCAGACGCAGTCGGAAATCAACCCGACGTCGGTACCGATGGATTCCGCCTGCGCGATTGCAGTGGGTCAGCCCGGCACCTCCGATTTCCCCTGTACCGTGGCTCCGTCCGGCGCGCCGGTGTTCAACAACGCGATGGGTTACTGGCAATCCGTCGTCACGCGCAACGTGCCGCAGATGCCGCGCAACGGCAACATCGTCGTCTATTCGTGGGCACATATGACGGACTCGTTCGTGACGAACTGCCCGGGTGCGCCGCAGGATCTGAGCGCAGGCGGCGGCGCGTACGTGACGCTGTACGCGGAACTGGTCGACGTGGACACCGGCGCGACGATCGCCAGCGCGGTGAACCAGTCGTCGGCGATTCGTGGGGATCTGACGAACATCAACATCACGCTCGCTCACGAACTGGCGAAAAACAACAAGGGCTATCAGGTCCGCTTCACGACGTTCTGGATCATCTTCAATTCATCGGTCAATTCCGCGGCGTTCCAGACGAGTTTCTGCAACGGCAATACGCGCACGCCAACGACCGGCGTCGTCACGTCATGGACCATTACGCCGTTCTATTGA
- a CDS encoding NAD(P)H-binding protein, with protein sequence MYIIFGANGQVGRASITALRRAGQPVRAVLREQHDARQREFFEQSGCDVAFADLRDARAIGEALRDATAVQMLCPLPNDDPHPARTMRETIAAAVDALSAHRPPLVLALSDYGAELEHGTGITMLFHELEARLKPLAGPDTHLILLRASEHMHNWARVVPAAIATNRLPSLHHPLTKRFPTVAAQDVGTLAAELMTTPRDARSLRTVSIEGPRRLDARDVAHALSTALGRPIDALELPRDTWTPTLKHAGLSDEHAQLIVDLYDAHNAGRIDVERDATERYFGATDLADVFATLVPHVVQSLAR encoded by the coding sequence GTGTACATCATCTTCGGAGCAAATGGGCAGGTGGGACGCGCGAGCATTACCGCGCTGCGCCGTGCCGGCCAACCCGTCCGCGCCGTGCTGCGCGAACAGCACGACGCACGGCAACGCGAATTTTTCGAGCAGTCCGGCTGCGACGTTGCATTCGCCGATCTGCGCGATGCACGCGCCATCGGTGAAGCGCTGCGGGATGCGACCGCAGTGCAGATGCTGTGTCCGTTGCCGAACGACGACCCGCATCCCGCGCGCACAATGCGCGAAACCATCGCTGCAGCAGTCGACGCATTGAGCGCGCATCGGCCGCCTCTCGTGCTCGCGCTGTCCGACTATGGCGCCGAGCTTGAACACGGCACCGGCATTACGATGCTGTTCCATGAACTCGAAGCCCGGCTGAAACCGCTTGCGGGACCCGACACGCATCTGATCCTGCTGCGCGCCAGCGAACACATGCATAACTGGGCGCGTGTCGTACCCGCTGCTATCGCGACGAATCGGCTGCCGAGTCTGCATCATCCATTGACGAAACGCTTTCCGACCGTCGCTGCGCAGGACGTCGGCACGCTGGCGGCCGAACTGATGACGACGCCGCGCGATGCGCGCTCGCTGCGGACCGTCAGCATCGAAGGGCCTCGACGACTCGATGCTCGCGACGTCGCGCATGCGTTGAGTACGGCGCTCGGCCGCCCGATCGATGCGCTCGAACTGCCGCGCGACACCTGGACCCCGACGCTCAAGCACGCGGGCCTCAGCGACGAGCACGCACAACTGATCGTCGATCTGTACGACGCGCACAACGCGGGGCGGATCGACGTCGAACGTGATGCAACCGAGCGGTACTTCGGCGCGACGGATCTGGCCGACGTGTTCGCCACGCTTGTGCCGCATGTCGTGCAGAGTCTCGCCCGCTAA
- a CDS encoding AraC family transcriptional regulator codes for MASAIHQSDVIPYAGPRASLRSSAGHGWKGFGAELIAIPAGVHRVPASVHHRIGVHVGTPIKAHCVCGGRRLARIQAHGDADVIPVGYDGEWTDESDCTVLRIWIGGEFAKTTFEQLGVKPSHAQIEPRLQFRDPRFQHLAWALRAELEADEKSDPLYAESLCTAMIVRLTQGAPALVEKRRTLAPRMVARVVDYIESHLDQRLTLTELAALADLSVPHFKVLFRETLGMPVHRYVIERRVERARLLLLQGSLSTSQVALETGFAHQSHMAHWMNRLLGVTPRELVRSSTHATRIAEPTNDDVDDKRRLLLHTR; via the coding sequence ATGGCCTCAGCGATACACCAATCCGATGTGATTCCGTATGCCGGCCCGCGCGCCAGCCTGCGTTCCAGCGCGGGCCACGGCTGGAAAGGCTTTGGTGCCGAACTGATCGCGATTCCGGCGGGCGTGCACAGGGTTCCGGCGAGCGTGCACCATCGCATAGGCGTGCATGTCGGTACACCGATCAAGGCGCATTGCGTGTGCGGCGGCCGTCGTCTTGCGCGGATTCAGGCGCACGGCGACGCGGATGTCATTCCCGTCGGCTACGACGGCGAATGGACGGACGAATCGGACTGCACGGTGCTGCGCATCTGGATCGGCGGCGAATTCGCGAAGACCACGTTCGAACAGCTCGGCGTGAAGCCGTCGCATGCGCAAATAGAGCCGCGCCTCCAGTTTCGCGACCCGCGTTTTCAGCATCTCGCGTGGGCGCTGCGCGCCGAACTCGAGGCCGACGAGAAATCCGATCCGCTGTATGCGGAGAGCCTGTGCACGGCGATGATCGTGCGCCTGACACAAGGCGCACCGGCGCTCGTAGAAAAGCGCCGCACGCTCGCGCCGCGCATGGTCGCACGTGTGGTCGACTACATCGAAAGCCATCTCGACCAGCGTCTCACATTGACCGAACTAGCCGCGCTCGCCGATTTGAGCGTGCCGCATTTCAAGGTGCTGTTTCGCGAGACGCTCGGCATGCCGGTGCATCGCTATGTGATCGAGCGGCGTGTTGAACGTGCGCGTCTGCTGCTGTTGCAAGGGAGTTTGAGCACGAGCCAGGTCGCGCTCGAAACAGGCTTCGCGCATCAGAGCCACATGGCGCACTGGATGAACCGTTTGCTTGGCGTCACGCCGCGCGAACTGGTCCGTTCGTCTACGCATGCGACGCGCATCGCAGAGCCCACGAACGACGACGTCGACGATAAGAGACGGCTTTTGCTGCACACGCGTTAA
- a CDS encoding alpha/beta hydrolase, producing MAKTKRARVVAWALAATLGNASLIAMLSLGLPSSIAPAVAATATTDTYAATRYPIVLVPGLTGTDKYLGVLDYWYGIQSDLEQHGATVYVANLSGFQSDDGPNGRGEQVLAYVKQVLAATGAQKVNLIGHSQGGTTSRYVAAVAPELVASVTTISTPHRGSEFADFVQDALKKDPTGLSTPILATFANLFGVLTNSTHITNQDAIAALQTLTTAKAAAYNINYPSAGLGAPGSCKTGASSETVNGNTHLLYSWAGSAIQPVSVFGVTGAVDTSVAPIDVANALDISTPALYATGTVMIGRQSGQNDGLVSVCSALFGKVLSTTYKWNHLDEINQLLGVRGANAADPVAVIRTHANRLKTQGV from the coding sequence ATGGCTAAAACAAAAAGAGCACGCGTTGTCGCATGGGCACTTGCGGCGACACTGGGCAACGCATCGCTTATTGCGATGTTGAGCCTGGGTTTGCCGTCGAGCATCGCACCGGCGGTAGCGGCAACGGCTACGACCGACACCTACGCCGCGACGCGTTATCCGATCGTTCTCGTCCCCGGTCTCACGGGCACCGACAAGTACCTGGGCGTGCTCGACTACTGGTACGGCATCCAGTCCGATCTCGAGCAACATGGCGCCACCGTCTACGTCGCGAACCTGTCGGGGTTCCAGAGCGACGACGGTCCGAACGGACGCGGCGAACAGGTACTCGCCTACGTGAAGCAGGTGCTTGCGGCCACTGGCGCACAGAAGGTCAATCTGATCGGTCACAGCCAGGGGGGCACCACGTCGCGCTATGTCGCGGCCGTCGCACCGGAACTCGTCGCATCGGTCACGACGATCAGCACGCCACATCGCGGCTCCGAGTTCGCGGATTTCGTCCAGGATGCGCTGAAGAAAGATCCGACCGGCCTGTCGACCCCGATACTCGCGACGTTCGCCAACCTGTTCGGCGTGCTCACGAACAGCACGCACATCACGAATCAGGATGCGATCGCCGCGCTGCAGACGTTGACCACCGCAAAGGCGGCGGCCTACAACATCAACTATCCGAGCGCCGGATTAGGCGCGCCGGGTTCGTGCAAAACGGGCGCGTCGAGCGAGACGGTCAACGGCAATACGCATCTGCTGTACTCGTGGGCGGGCAGCGCGATTCAACCGGTCAGCGTGTTCGGTGTGACCGGTGCGGTCGACACCAGTGTCGCGCCGATCGACGTGGCAAACGCGTTGGACATCTCGACGCCTGCGCTCTACGCGACCGGCACCGTGATGATCGGTCGGCAGTCGGGACAAAACGACGGGCTTGTGTCGGTGTGCAGTGCGCTGTTCGGCAAGGTGCTGAGTACCACCTACAAGTGGAATCACCTCGACGAGATCAATCAGTTGCTCGGCGTGCGCGGCGCAAATGCAGCGGACCCAGTCGCCGTGATCCGCACGCATGCGAACCGGTTGAAGACGCAGGGCGTCTGA
- a CDS encoding lipase secretion chaperone, with the protein MTLAHERRLRRVSRERARRVWFVVAVLAATGAGAWWFGPRSHEHTDAQAVADQSRATLARAVDPASASATQAQLNALPDSLQGSSPPRLPLDTGGRLARTRAVRDFFDYFLTASSERSAAALDALVRRYIAAQLDGTAAADEAVDAWRRYTAYRMALDRLPQPVSVAPGNTTDLDALQRTLDERATLAAQTMGEWNEPFFGDELRRQRDDLARLRIASDPSLSDAEKAARLASLDAALPAAERDARERVKRQQSALDAIAQMQKQGASADAIRAQVTQTLGPEAARRVVQMEQTEQAWQSRYTDYASQRAQIDRMGLAPQDRDAQVAQLRQRFFTNPADALRAQSLDRGAAN; encoded by the coding sequence ATGACGCTTGCGCATGAGCGACGCTTACGGCGCGTATCGAGGGAACGCGCGCGCAGAGTCTGGTTCGTGGTTGCAGTGCTCGCGGCGACGGGCGCGGGTGCGTGGTGGTTCGGCCCGCGGTCGCACGAACACACGGATGCGCAGGCGGTTGCGGATCAGTCTCGTGCGACGCTCGCGCGCGCTGTCGATCCGGCCAGTGCGTCCGCGACGCAGGCGCAACTGAACGCGCTGCCGGACTCGCTTCAAGGATCGTCGCCGCCGCGTTTACCGCTCGACACAGGTGGCCGTCTTGCGCGCACACGTGCGGTTCGGGACTTCTTCGATTATTTCCTCACGGCAAGCAGCGAACGTTCCGCTGCGGCGCTCGATGCGCTGGTGCGCCGCTATATCGCTGCGCAACTCGACGGCACTGCAGCGGCAGACGAAGCCGTCGACGCATGGCGTCGCTACACCGCGTATCGCATGGCACTCGATCGTTTGCCGCAACCCGTTTCTGTGGCACCCGGCAACACGACCGATCTCGACGCGTTGCAACGCACGCTCGACGAACGCGCGACGCTCGCCGCGCAGACGATGGGCGAGTGGAACGAGCCGTTCTTCGGCGACGAGTTACGCAGGCAGCGTGACGATCTCGCGCGTCTGCGGATCGCGTCGGACCCATCGCTTAGCGACGCGGAGAAGGCCGCACGTCTTGCATCGCTCGACGCCGCATTGCCCGCAGCCGAGCGCGATGCGCGCGAACGCGTGAAGCGTCAGCAGTCGGCACTCGATGCGATCGCTCAGATGCAGAAGCAGGGCGCGTCGGCCGATGCGATACGCGCGCAGGTGACGCAGACGCTCGGTCCGGAAGCCGCGCGACGGGTCGTGCAAATGGAGCAGACGGAACAGGCGTGGCAGAGCCGCTATACGGACTATGCGTCGCAGCGCGCGCAGATCGATCGGATGGGACTCGCGCCGCAGGATCGCGACGCGCAGGTCGCGCAGTTGCGGCAGCGTTTTTTCACGAATCCGGCGGATGCGCTGCGTGCGCAGTCGTTGGATCGGGGGGCGGCTAACTGA
- a CDS encoding GcvT family protein, with amino-acid sequence MATTLPQHTRVAIIGGGIVGCSVAYHLTKLGWTDVVLIEQGQLSCGTTWHAAGLVGQLRAQESMTKLIRYSTSLYAQLEAETGLGTGWKQCGSLSVARTAERMTQLKRTAAVARAYGVACDVIGPQEAGDLWPVMRTDDLLGAVWLPGDGKANPTDLTQALARGARTGGARIVENTKVTAIHTRAGTHGREACGLAWRNKDGEEGTLDAEIVVNCAGQWAKALGRLCGVTVPLHSAEHYYIVTGRIAGVHPDLPVMRDPDGYIYFKEEVGGLVMGGFEPDAKPWGMQGIPENFEFQLLPDDWDQFEILMQNALQRVPALETAEIRQFYNGPESFTPDNNFILGEAPELRRFFVGAGFNSMGIASAGGAGMALAEWIVAGEPTMDLWPVDIRRFARFNGNDTWLHDRVKETLGLHYAMPWPNRELDSARPFRRSPLFALLRDKGASFGGKMGWERPNFFAPSAAETHIDYAFGQQNWLPWSGTEHRACREGVALFDMTSFSKLLVKGRDAESVLQSIVANDVAVPPGTTVYSGLLNERGTYESDFTLTRLADDQYLIVTGSAQTTRDLDTLEKLIPPDSRCTIVDVTGQYAVLAVMGPHARALLQSVSKADWSNEAFAFGQSREVDIGYATVRATRLTYVGELGWELYVPVEFAVGVYETLHAAGKSFGLVDAGYYAIESLRIEKGYRAWGRELTPDTHPFEAGLAFACKLDKAIPFRGRDALLKLRDEPLRRRMVVLTADGATDRMLWGGEAILRDGAPVGFVSSAAYGHSVGCPVAMGYVARADGAVDAAWLTAGRYTIEVAGEQLPASIHLKAPYDPRSLRVKS; translated from the coding sequence ATGGCCACGACTCTTCCCCAGCACACCCGCGTCGCGATCATCGGTGGCGGTATCGTCGGGTGCTCGGTCGCGTATCACCTGACCAAGCTGGGCTGGACCGACGTCGTGCTGATCGAACAGGGGCAGTTGTCGTGTGGGACCACGTGGCACGCGGCCGGTCTCGTCGGCCAGTTACGCGCACAGGAAAGCATGACGAAGCTGATCCGCTATTCGACGTCGCTGTATGCCCAGCTCGAAGCCGAGACGGGTCTTGGCACGGGCTGGAAGCAATGCGGGTCGCTGTCGGTTGCACGCACCGCCGAACGGATGACGCAGCTCAAGCGCACCGCGGCCGTCGCGCGCGCGTACGGCGTCGCGTGCGATGTGATCGGTCCGCAGGAAGCCGGCGACTTGTGGCCCGTGATGCGCACCGACGATCTGCTCGGCGCAGTCTGGCTACCCGGCGACGGCAAGGCGAATCCGACCGATCTCACGCAGGCGTTAGCACGCGGCGCACGCACAGGCGGCGCACGCATCGTCGAGAACACGAAGGTCACGGCAATCCATACGCGCGCGGGCACGCACGGCCGCGAAGCGTGCGGGCTCGCGTGGCGCAACAAGGACGGCGAAGAAGGCACGCTCGACGCGGAGATCGTCGTCAACTGTGCGGGCCAGTGGGCGAAAGCGCTCGGCCGTCTATGCGGTGTCACCGTGCCGCTGCATTCGGCCGAGCACTACTACATCGTCACCGGACGCATCGCCGGCGTGCATCCCGACCTGCCCGTGATGCGCGACCCCGACGGCTACATCTATTTCAAGGAAGAAGTGGGCGGCCTCGTGATGGGTGGCTTCGAACCCGACGCGAAGCCTTGGGGCATGCAAGGCATTCCGGAAAATTTCGAATTTCAGCTGCTGCCCGACGACTGGGACCAGTTCGAAATCCTGATGCAGAACGCGCTGCAGCGTGTACCCGCACTCGAAACCGCGGAGATCCGGCAGTTCTACAACGGCCCGGAATCGTTCACGCCCGACAACAACTTCATCCTCGGCGAAGCGCCTGAATTGCGGCGCTTTTTCGTCGGTGCCGGCTTCAACTCGATGGGGATCGCATCCGCCGGTGGCGCAGGCATGGCGCTCGCCGAGTGGATCGTCGCGGGCGAACCGACGATGGATTTGTGGCCCGTCGACATTCGCCGCTTCGCGCGCTTCAACGGCAACGATACGTGGCTGCACGATCGCGTGAAGGAAACGCTCGGGCTGCATTACGCGATGCCGTGGCCGAACCGCGAACTCGATTCCGCGCGTCCGTTCCGTCGCTCGCCGCTGTTTGCGCTGCTGCGCGACAAGGGCGCCAGCTTCGGCGGCAAGATGGGCTGGGAGCGGCCGAACTTCTTTGCGCCGAGCGCGGCAGAGACGCACATCGATTACGCGTTCGGCCAGCAGAACTGGTTGCCGTGGAGCGGCACCGAGCATCGCGCCTGCCGCGAAGGCGTTGCGCTATTCGACATGACGTCGTTTTCCAAGCTGCTCGTGAAGGGCCGCGATGCCGAGAGCGTGCTGCAATCGATCGTCGCGAACGACGTCGCCGTGCCGCCAGGCACGACGGTCTACTCAGGCTTGCTGAACGAGCGTGGCACCTACGAATCGGACTTCACGCTGACCCGCCTCGCCGACGACCAGTACCTGATCGTCACCGGTTCAGCGCAAACCACGCGCGATCTCGACACGCTGGAAAAGCTGATCCCTCCCGACAGCCGTTGCACGATCGTCGACGTCACCGGACAGTACGCCGTGCTCGCCGTAATGGGCCCGCATGCGCGTGCGCTGTTGCAGAGCGTATCGAAAGCCGACTGGAGCAACGAAGCGTTCGCATTCGGCCAGAGTCGCGAAGTCGACATCGGTTATGCGACCGTGCGCGCGACACGTCTCACGTATGTCGGCGAACTCGGCTGGGAACTGTACGTGCCGGTCGAATTCGCGGTCGGCGTGTACGAGACGCTGCACGCAGCGGGCAAATCGTTCGGGCTCGTCGATGCCGGCTACTATGCGATCGAATCGCTGCGTATCGAGAAGGGCTATCGCGCATGGGGCCGTGAACTCACACCGGACACGCATCCGTTCGAAGCCGGTCTCGCGTTCGCATGCAAGCTCGACAAGGCAATTCCGTTTCGCGGCCGCGATGCGCTGCTCAAACTGCGCGACGAACCGCTACGTCGCCGGATGGTCGTCCTCACCGCCGACGGTGCAACGGACCGCATGCTATGGGGCGGCGAAGCGATCTTGCGCGACGGCGCGCCGGTCGGCTTCGTGAGTTCGGCGGCATATGGTCACTCGGTGGGTTGTCCGGTTGCGATGGGTTACGTCGCGCGCGCTGACGGCGCTGTCGACGCCGCATGGCTCACTGCGGGCCGCTATACGATCGAGGTCGCTGGAGAACAGTTGCCGGCGTCGATTCATCTAAAGGCGCCGTACGACCCGCGTTCACTCCGCGTGAAAAGCTGA
- a CDS encoding DeoR/GlpR family DNA-binding transcription regulator, protein MFTTPRQTEIMRLVRAKQTCTVAELAQLFAVSDETVRRTVKPLIADGLLVKVHGGVMLPDRLDEPPFQRRLVEQRDAKQIVAASVCELVQDGDSLILDSGTTCVHIADALCARSRLTVVTNSVEIARTLAPRNGNRVFVAGGELRADDLSAVGDEVLAFIKRFHVRFAIVSVTAIDHEGRFMDAQLSDVSYSLAAFAQAEQCIVAADHAKFGHSALAHAFGPTDIDLLVTDETPPPAIARAFSEAGLEVRVGRPSAVSGDGAAVA, encoded by the coding sequence ATGTTCACCACGCCCCGTCAGACCGAAATCATGCGCCTCGTCCGTGCGAAACAGACCTGCACGGTTGCCGAGCTCGCACAACTGTTCGCGGTATCCGACGAGACCGTGCGACGCACCGTCAAACCGCTGATCGCCGACGGTTTGCTCGTGAAGGTGCACGGCGGTGTGATGTTGCCCGATCGACTCGACGAGCCGCCGTTCCAGCGCCGACTCGTCGAGCAGCGCGACGCGAAGCAGATCGTCGCCGCAAGCGTGTGCGAACTGGTGCAAGACGGCGACTCGCTGATTCTCGATAGCGGCACGACCTGCGTGCATATCGCCGACGCGCTATGTGCGCGCTCGCGACTCACGGTGGTGACCAATTCGGTGGAGATCGCGCGCACGCTCGCGCCGCGCAACGGCAATCGCGTGTTCGTTGCGGGCGGCGAGTTGCGTGCCGACGATCTGTCAGCAGTCGGCGACGAGGTACTCGCATTCATCAAGCGCTTTCATGTGCGTTTCGCGATCGTGTCGGTCACTGCGATCGATCACGAAGGGCGCTTCATGGATGCACAGCTATCGGATGTGTCGTATTCGCTCGCCGCGTTTGCACAGGCAGAGCAATGCATCGTTGCCGCGGATCATGCGAAGTTCGGGCACAGCGCGCTCGCGCATGCGTTCGGTCCAACGGATATCGATCTACTTGTCACCGACGAAACGCCGCCACCCGCGATTGCTCGTGCATTTTCAGAGGCTGGGCTGGAGGTGCGAGTGGGGCGTCCGTCTGCTGTATCGGGTGACGGTGCTGCGGTTGCATGA
- a CDS encoding fimbria/pilus periplasmic chaperone, translating into MLTVASRRYLENAFRRQTVMNGAATTHTEKPVVDTDSPGRSIATGRLPAPPKASTVEDSKSGLQSAWYFGKWVWRYERRGGGDSGNCDVMSLNMSGARAGVTIGGTRVLSEGGANEVTVQLGNDGNVPAWMQVWLD; encoded by the coding sequence TTGCTGACAGTGGCCTCCCGTCGATATCTCGAAAATGCATTCAGACGCCAAACCGTGATGAACGGTGCGGCAACGACCCATACAGAGAAGCCGGTGGTCGACACAGATTCACCGGGACGGTCAATCGCTACGGGGCGGTTGCCGGCGCCACCGAAGGCGTCGACGGTCGAGGACAGCAAGAGCGGACTTCAGTCCGCCTGGTACTTCGGGAAGTGGGTGTGGCGGTACGAAAGACGTGGTGGCGGTGACAGCGGCAATTGCGATGTGATGTCGTTGAACATGAGCGGCGCCCGGGCGGGCGTGACGATCGGCGGAACACGGGTGCTCTCTGAGGGCGGAGCAAACGAGGTGACCGTCCAGCTCGGCAACGACGGCAATGTGCCGGCCTGGATGCAGGTGTGGCTCGATTAG